The Brassica napus cultivar Da-Ae chromosome C1, Da-Ae, whole genome shotgun sequence DNA segment AAGCTAGTGGAAGAATCTCAGAACAGCAAAACAGAAACTCAGAGATTTATAGATGAATGTTCTAAGTACTATACTCCAGGTTAGTAAGCAAATCAGAAACTGATTTCAAGTTCTTGATGTTCTTGATTGAGACCTCATATTCTCTTGCCTTGCATGCAGCGATCATCCTCATATCGCTCTGTTTTGTGGTTATCCCATTCGCATTAAAGGTTCACAACATGAAACATTGGCTGCACTTGGCCCTAGTTGTGCTAGTAAGTGCTTGTCCTTGTGGCCTTATTCTCTCAACACCAGTAGCCAGTTTCTGTGCCCTCACTAAAGCAGCAACATCAGGACTTCTGATCAAAGAAGCTGATTATCTTGAGACCTTAGCCAAGATCAAAACCGTTGCTTTTGACAAAACTGGGACCATCACTAGAGGCGAGTTCATAGTCATGGATTTCAAGTCACTCTCCAGAGATATAAGCCTGCACAGGTTGCTTTACTGGTGAGAAACATCTAATTCTCATCTTTCAACCACTTTTCTTAAcactttgttttattaaaacttatttagAACATATTACATCGTTGGCAAGTAAGACATAACGAAAATGAAACACTAATGGTCTTTTCCACACCTGGAGACCACCGAGGACAAACATTATTATGACACGTTAGCGATACCAAACTGAtcttgtttcaaaataaattagagTAGATGTTCCCAGTCCAACAATATCAGACGGACTTTTAATACTTTTATCGGACACATGACAATAATTCTCATAGTCTAGatagatcttcttcttcagttgccTAGATATTTTAACCACTTTAGTGAGATACTTTGTGAATTTTCCTGAGAGTTTTGGAATGTGACTTCTGTTAGGGTATCAAGCGTGGAGAGCAAGTCAAGCCATCCAATGGCTGCTGCACTTCTGGACTATGCAAAATCTGTCTCTGTTGAACCTAAGCCTGAATCTGTTGAAGACTACCAAAACTTTCCAGGAGAAGGCATTTTTGGGAAGATTGATGGCAAAGAAGTCTATATTGGGAACAAAAGAATTGCTTCCAGAGCTGGGTGTTCATCAGGTAATGCGATGTTTTAGATCATTGAGGTTTTGGGTTCTTGTTTACTCTCTAaaggtttttggttttggtgtaTGTGCACAGTTCCAGATATAGATGTTGATACTAAAGGAGGAAAGACGGTTGGATACGTCTATCTTGGAGAGACACTAGCCGGAGTTTTCAACCTCTCGGATGCTTGTAGATCAGGTGTAGCTCAAGCGATGAAAGAACTCAAATCTATGGGAATCAAAACTGCAATGTTAACCGGAGATAACCAAGCTTCAGCAATGCATGCTCAAGAACAGCTAGGTAACGTTATGGACGTTGTTCATGCGGAGCTTCTCCCTGAAGGCAAGTCCCAAATCATCAAAGAGTTTAAGAGAGAAGGTCCAACGGCTATGGTGGGAGACGGTTTGAATGACGCACCAGCTTTGGCAACAGCTGACATTGGCATCTCGATGGGTGTTTCCGGCTCTGCGCTTGCTACAGAGACCGGTCACATAATCTTGATGTCTAATGACATCAGGAGGATACCGCAAGCGATAAGGCTTGCGCGTAGGGGTAAAagaaaagtggtggagaatgtgGTTTTGTCTATTACTATGAAAGGAGCGATTCTTGCTTTGGCTTTTGCTGGTCATCCTTTGATTTGGGCGGCTGTGCTTGCGGACGTGGGGACTTGTTTGCTTGTGATCCTTAATAGCATGTTGTTGCTTCGAGATGAGCACGTTCCTGGAGGGAAATGTCATAGGGCGGAGAAAGGTGAAGGTGATGTTGTTGGAGACATGGAAGCAGGTTTGTTACCGAAGCATTGCAAGTCAGGCTGTTGTGGAAAGGAGAAGCAAGAGGTAGTGATGAAACCGGCTAAAACTAGTTCGGGACATGGGCACTCTGGTTGTTGTGACAAGAAACATAAAGATGATGTGATGATTGTGAGAAAGAGCTGTGAATCAAGGTGTTGTGGTGACAAGATTCAGCAGCAACCAAACCAAGACGAGGTGAAACAGAGCTGTCACAACAAGGCTGGTGAGTTGAAGGAGATAAGGCTGGACCTTGGTGATAGTGATTGCAAGTCGGGTTCACCATTGGTCAAAGGTTGTTGCTCAAGGCCTGATGCTGATCCCGTGGTAGCTAGCTTGAAAGTGAAGAGTGATGGGAGCTGCAGTGAAAGTTCAAGGAAAGGTAATAACGAAGAGGCATATTGCGAGGTGAAAACGAATGAGTCTAACTGTAGCAGCAGAGAGAGGAGCCACAATCATAGTCACAGTCACAGTCATCACCACGAGTGAAAGAGATTGCGATTGAACAGCTCTCTAGCTTCTCGCTCGCATTTGAAAGCCTTTCATATTGTAATCATCAACAAGGATGACGTATTattgatagagtaaccaattaAAGAAAATGTGAATGAATCCTTTTCAATCTTCTTCTGTTATCATATAGTTAAAACATATCTTTCGTCATGATTGTAAAATCTATATTCACCGCAAAAGGATAAGAAGAACATTACAAATTTAGAACAGATACTTAACATGTAAAACTTATATCCTTCCGTTTTAGTTGCATTAAGAAGATTTCAAAGACTCAGACTTAAGGCTAATtacaatatttacaaaattggcgtttataaaacataatttacaaATAACACCCTTCTTGGAACATGGTCATTCGTTACTCGTTTGGGTAACATCTGagaatcataaaaaaataaatggacAGATATGGAAGACCCCTTTTACTTAAATTTTGACTTGGTACACGCTTTCTCAGTCTCTCTCGCGAAtcacgctctctctctctctgacacTGTGCTTGCTAAGTCCTCTGTTGCAGTCTCCAATAATGGCGTTTTCTAAGCCacttttctttctcttcctcctTACGCTCTCCCTTTCCCGAACACAATGGCCCGTGCTGTGAAAGCTTTGTTGATCGGAGGCTCATCTATTCTGCTGGCATCTTACACAAACTCTGCAGTTGATAATCTACTTATCAAATTAAAAACACAGGTCCCTTATCCTGTAGCCaaccttttttaaaattttttttcatgattATGACTCTTCCATCCATCTCTGCAATAGTTAGAATTATGTTGTCACTCTGTAGCTTGATTGTACATTTAAATTGTTACTCTCTATTTTGAAGGGAATTGAGTTTTTACTTATTGGAAGAGACGACGAGGCTGTACACGAAGAAGTTCGAGAGAGTTGCTTTTCAGGTATGAAAATATTCTTGCAACTATTTATAGCTTCGAAGTCTTATAGATATAGGACTTATCTTTGTGGCAGCTATGGATATGTGCAGTGTCGACgacatcaaaaaaaaagttggacCAGGTCAAAGTTGTGGCCTTTACTTGTCTAGGAATCAACAGTCCCTACCTTGTGAATAGGCGATTTGACGTATGCATTATTGATGAAGCCGGCCAAATTGCCCTCCCTGTATGATCTCTCATCCCTAACCAATAGTTTGACTAGAAATAGAACTCATAAGAGTCGACACGATTGAGTTTGAACTGGAATAGTATTGAAAATGCATGGTTAGGTATCGATAGGACCTTTGCTGTTTGCCTCTACATTTGTACTTGTGTTGGTGACCACTATCAACTACCGCCACTAGTGCAGGTGGATTTTTCACGAGATGATATGATACGGTTTTCCAGATATGCTGCGTGCTTTTGAAGCCAGGGACCAGAATGCGATCAACAATCCAGTTGAAGCTTCCATAATAGCTGAGGTActgaaaaatattaatgatgCATCGAAAGTTAAAGAAAACATGGGCTTACTTTAGTAATGGCTTAGATTGTGGAGGAGCTAGTTAACAATGGAGTGGATAGTAAATATATTGGAATCATTACTCCATATAACTCACAAGCGAGCCTCATTCAACAAGCAATTCCAACGGCGTCTGTGGAGATACATACTATTGACAAGTATCAGGTTTTGGCTCTAAGACTCTTACCATTCTTTTCTCAAGCGTGTATTCTTCAACAGCCAACACCTTTTTGATGAGATGACATGGTTTAGGGAAGAGATAAAGACTGCATAATAGTATCCTTTGTGAGATCGAGAGAGAAACCAAGGATCtctggttcttttttttttttttttgaatgaatgttaaatttattcaccaAAAAAACCTTTTTACAACTAGTGCATACTGTTTACTTTAAGACTTTAAACTCCAAAAACATCTTAAACATTTGTAATTCTAGTTGAAAACCAAAATTGCATCATCTCATCCATTCCTTTGACTCCCTTCCTTCTCAAGACACTGATTTTGTTTCTGATCCCTTTGtctatcattctctgcaccacAGATAGTGGAAGTAACTTATCCCCATGCCTCACTTTGTTGCGTTCCCTCCACACTACATAAAGAACTAACTGAAAAGCATAACGTATGCAAAACAGCCACTTCTTCTCCTTATTTCTGTCTATTATAAGCTCCATAATCTCGGACCAGACGTTAGTATAACAACTCCCCATAATACCTTTGACCGCCTTTTCCCACATTTGAGCAGAGTAACAACACTC contains these protein-coding regions:
- the LOC106450803 gene encoding cadmium/zinc-transporting ATPase HMA2; this translates as MATKNEKKMTKSYFDVLGICCTSEVPLIENILNSLDGVKEYSVIVPSRTVIVVHDSLIISQFNIVKALNQARLEANVRVTGETNFKNKWPSPFAVVSGLLLLLSFFKYVYSPFRWLAVAAAVAGIYPILAKSVASIARARIDINILVVITVGATLGMRDYTEAAAVVFLFTIAEWLQSRASYRASAVMQSLMSLAPQKAVIAETGEEVEVDELKINTVIAVKAGETIPIDGVVVDGNCEVDEKTLTGEAFPVPKLRDSTVWAGTINLNGYITVKTTALAEDCVVAKMAKLVEESQNSKTETQRFIDECSKYYTPAIILISLCFVVIPFALKVHNMKHWLHLALVVLVSACPCGLILSTPVASFCALTKAATSGLLIKEADYLETLAKIKTVAFDKTGTITRGEFIVMDFKSLSRDISLHRLLYWVSSVESKSSHPMAAALLDYAKSVSVEPKPESVEDYQNFPGEGIFGKIDGKEVYIGNKRIASRAGCSSVPDIDVDTKGGKTVGYVYLGETLAGVFNLSDACRSGVAQAMKELKSMGIKTAMLTGDNQASAMHAQEQLGNVMDVVHAELLPEGKSQIIKEFKREGPTAMVGDGLNDAPALATADIGISMGVSGSALATETGHIILMSNDIRRIPQAIRLARRGKRKVVENVVLSITMKGAILALAFAGHPLIWAAVLADVGTCLLVILNSMLLLRDEHVPGGKCHRAEKGEGDVVGDMEAGLLPKHCKSGCCGKEKQEVVMKPAKTSSGHGHSGCCDKKHKDDVMIVRKSCESRCCGDKIQQQPNQDEVKQSCHNKAGELKEIRLDLGDSDCKSGSPLVKGCCSRPDADPVVASLKVKSDGSCSESSRKGNNEEAYCEVKTNESNCSSRERSHNHSHSHSHHHE